In a genomic window of Methanosarcina horonobensis HB-1 = JCM 15518:
- a CDS encoding ArsR family transcriptional regulator — translation MVQQIILRSLEKPRIKSLEEDLIWFCDSFGFSSGRDIENTANRIIFSLIEKLSNDMESSSEALAEDLDMKISRINHHLRNLNESGLLYRKKRLIYLRGGSLKAAVREMRKDSERILDELENIAEEIDLMMGLKNR, via the coding sequence ATGGTTCAGCAAATTATCCTCAGAAGCCTTGAAAAACCCCGTATTAAAAGCCTTGAAGAAGACCTTATATGGTTCTGTGACAGCTTTGGCTTTTCTTCGGGCAGGGATATCGAAAACACAGCCAACAGGATAATTTTCAGCCTTATTGAAAAGCTCTCAAATGACATGGAAAGTTCATCAGAAGCTCTGGCTGAAGACCTGGATATGAAAATCTCAAGAATCAACCATCATCTCCGGAACCTTAATGAGTCCGGGCTCCTGTACAGAAAAAAACGCCTGATTTATTTGAGAGGAGGCAGCCTTAAAGCTGCAGTAAGGGAGATGAGGAAGGATTCGGAAAGAATACTGGATGAGCTGGAAAACATAGCTGAAGAAATAGATTTGATGATGGGCCTTAAAAACAGGTAA
- the groL gene encoding chaperonin GroEL (60 kDa chaperone family; promotes refolding of misfolded polypeptides especially under stressful conditions; forms two stacked rings of heptamers to form a barrel-shaped 14mer; ends can be capped by GroES; misfolded proteins enter the barrel where they are refolded when GroES binds) — translation MASKQIMFDESARKSLLSGVDKVANTVKITLGPKGRYVVLDKSTKPVVTNDGVTIAKEIELHDKFENMGAKLVKEVASKTQDNTGDGTTTATLLAQSMIREGLKNISAGANPIEVKKGIEIATEKVVGYLKGKSVEVKGKDKIIQVATISANNDEEIGNLIADAMERVGYNGVITVEDSKTMETSLDVVEGMQFDRGFVSPYMALDTEKMICEFEDPYILITDKKINSMKQIVPVLEKVASEGRSLLIIAEDVDGDAQAALILNIIRGALRVCAVKAPGFGNERKEMLEDIAVLTGGQVISEEKGMKLEEFSDYMLGSARKVTVDNHKTIIVEGRGDKADIDERVRIIEAQVNIAEADYRKTELKKRQAKLGGGVAVIKVGAATETELKEKKMRIDDALNATKAAVEEGVVTGGGISLFRAAAVLDSLNLEGDRQVGVKIVQRSIEDPVRQIAANAGREGAEVVATIKAESSEHFGYNAKRDMFEDLFEAGVIDPTKVVRSGLQNAASIAGMVLTTEALVTDFDEEKDERTAAIII, via the coding sequence ATGGCTTCAAAGCAGATAATGTTTGATGAGAGTGCGAGAAAATCACTCTTAAGCGGTGTGGATAAAGTCGCAAATACCGTTAAGATCACCCTGGGACCCAAGGGCCGTTATGTCGTTCTGGATAAAAGTACAAAGCCTGTGGTCACAAATGACGGTGTCACCATTGCAAAAGAAATAGAGCTCCATGACAAGTTCGAAAATATGGGAGCCAAACTCGTCAAGGAGGTCGCTTCCAAAACCCAGGATAACACGGGGGACGGGACAACAACAGCTACCCTTCTTGCCCAGAGCATGATCCGGGAAGGCCTGAAAAACATCAGTGCCGGAGCAAACCCCATAGAAGTTAAGAAAGGGATTGAGATTGCCACGGAAAAAGTTGTAGGGTATCTCAAGGGCAAGAGTGTGGAGGTAAAGGGCAAGGATAAAATCATTCAGGTAGCTACTATCTCTGCAAACAATGACGAAGAAATAGGCAACCTGATCGCCGATGCTATGGAAAGGGTCGGCTACAACGGAGTAATCACAGTTGAAGATTCAAAGACTATGGAAACCAGCCTCGATGTTGTTGAGGGTATGCAGTTCGACCGCGGATTTGTTTCCCCTTATATGGCTCTCGATACCGAAAAAATGATTTGTGAATTTGAAGACCCCTATATCCTGATTACTGACAAAAAAATTAACAGCATGAAGCAGATAGTGCCTGTGCTTGAGAAAGTCGCTTCTGAAGGCCGTTCCCTCCTTATTATTGCTGAAGATGTTGATGGGGATGCCCAGGCAGCCCTTATTCTTAACATTATTCGCGGAGCCCTCAGGGTCTGCGCTGTGAAAGCTCCCGGATTCGGAAACGAGAGAAAGGAGATGCTTGAGGACATTGCTGTCCTTACCGGCGGGCAGGTTATCAGTGAAGAAAAGGGCATGAAGCTTGAAGAGTTCAGCGATTACATGCTAGGAAGTGCCAGGAAAGTCACGGTTGACAATCACAAGACAATTATTGTTGAGGGCAGGGGCGACAAAGCAGACATCGATGAAAGAGTCAGGATTATCGAAGCCCAGGTCAATATTGCCGAAGCCGATTACAGGAAGACCGAACTCAAAAAGCGCCAGGCAAAGCTTGGAGGTGGCGTTGCGGTAATCAAGGTGGGAGCTGCAACCGAAACCGAGCTCAAGGAAAAGAAAATGAGAATCGATGATGCCCTGAACGCAACAAAAGCTGCAGTTGAGGAAGGGGTGGTTACAGGAGGAGGAATAAGTCTCTTCCGTGCAGCTGCAGTCCTTGATTCTCTTAACCTTGAAGGCGACAGACAGGTAGGTGTAAAGATCGTCCAGAGATCCATAGAAGACCCTGTCCGCCAGATTGCAGCAAATGCAGGCAGAGAAGGCGCTGAAGTGGTGGCAACCATAAAGGCTGAATCCAGTGAACACTTCGGGTACAATGCGAAAAGAGACATGTTTGAAGACCTCTTCGAAGCAGGAGTAATCGACCCGACAAAAGTGGTAAGGAGCGGGCTTCAGAACGCTGCATCAATTGCAGGCATGGTGCTCACAACAGAAGCTCTCGTAACAGATTTCGATGAAGAGAAGGACGAAAGGACAGCTGCAATCATTATCTGA
- a CDS encoding transcriptional regulator, translated as MLVSEEGDEVLYTYVDTEYAPEKCSLCNGTGLSEGGICEACGGQGNVLVAQPAIICPLCNGSGNLETGTCRACGGSGWALF; from the coding sequence GTGCTCGTAAGTGAAGAAGGTGATGAGGTGCTCTATACCTATGTCGATACTGAGTATGCCCCGGAAAAATGCTCTCTTTGTAATGGAACCGGGCTTTCTGAAGGTGGAATCTGTGAAGCCTGTGGAGGACAGGGGAACGTTCTCGTTGCCCAGCCTGCAATAATATGCCCGCTCTGTAACGGATCAGGGAACCTTGAAACAGGAACCTGCAGGGCCTGTGGTGGAAGCGGATGGGCTCTTTTCTGA
- the groES gene encoding co-chaperone GroES, whose amino-acid sequence MIVKPIGERVLLKHQKKEEVTKGGIYIPESARQEKKEGIVIAVGTFEDGKELPLKKGDHVIYGGYQADEIEIDDEKYVFVDFKDILATVVEE is encoded by the coding sequence ATGATTGTCAAACCTATTGGCGAACGTGTATTACTCAAGCACCAGAAGAAAGAAGAAGTCACTAAAGGTGGGATATATATCCCGGAATCTGCAAGACAGGAAAAGAAAGAAGGAATTGTTATCGCTGTGGGGACCTTTGAAGATGGGAAAGAACTCCCCCTGAAGAAGGGTGACCATGTAATTTACGGAGGATACCAGGCCGATGAGATTGAAATCGACGATGAAAAATACGTTTTTGTTGACTTCAAAGATATCCTGGCAACAGTTGTTGAAGAATAA
- a CDS encoding PRC-barrel domain-containing protein has translation MANRENPDFLSAGTIKGDKVINTAGEDLGKIEELMIDIQDGRVGYAVLSFGGFLGMGDKLFAIPWQALNLRVHDHAFVLDIPKETLENAKGFDKDHWPLTTREELSRTYTYYGYQPYWQTGVTEQIGLPGETIGSERMVRTESTAGRENPEFLSASTIKGDKVVNRAGEDLGKIEELMIDLQDGRIAYTVLSFGGFLGMGDKLFAIPWKALQLRVHEHKFLLDIPKETLKNAEGFDKDNWPITNREWLSTVYGYYGYQPYWQREKERIENRPGNI, from the coding sequence ATGGCAAATCGAGAGAATCCAGATTTTTTGTCAGCAGGCACGATAAAAGGGGATAAGGTCATCAATACAGCTGGAGAAGACCTTGGGAAGATTGAAGAGTTAATGATTGACATTCAGGACGGAAGAGTAGGATATGCTGTGCTCTCTTTTGGCGGATTCCTGGGTATGGGCGACAAATTATTTGCCATTCCGTGGCAGGCCCTGAATCTGAGAGTGCACGATCACGCCTTTGTACTCGATATTCCTAAAGAAACTCTTGAGAACGCAAAAGGTTTTGACAAAGATCACTGGCCTCTAACTACTCGTGAGGAACTCTCCAGAACCTACACTTACTATGGTTACCAGCCTTACTGGCAGACTGGAGTAACAGAACAAATCGGATTGCCTGGAGAAACCATCGGGTCTGAAAGAATGGTCAGGACAGAAAGTACAGCAGGTAGAGAAAACCCTGAATTTTTGTCAGCAAGCACTATAAAAGGGGACAAGGTTGTCAATAGGGCCGGAGAGGATCTAGGGAAGATTGAAGAGTTAATGATTGACCTCCAGGATGGAAGAATAGCATATACAGTCCTGTCTTTTGGCGGGTTCCTGGGTATGGGCGATAAATTATTTGCTATTCCCTGGAAAGCTCTTCAACTGAGAGTTCACGAGCACAAATTCTTACTTGATATTCCCAAAGAAACTCTGAAAAATGCAGAGGGTTTTGATAAGGATAACTGGCCCATAACTAACCGTGAGTGGCTTTCTACTGTATACGGTTACTATGGATACCAGCCTTACTGGCAAAGAGAAAAAGAAAGGATTGAAAATCGACCAGGTAACATTTAA
- a CDS encoding helix-turn-helix transcriptional regulator, with protein MKLQLVNLLLFSEKRKNLLLLLAEGPRNIDEILDLLQISRISLLPQIKKLKEEGLIVQKEDVYYLSIIGDILVKKARPLLDAASMFEDNDYFWSHRKLDSIPFHLLKRIGDLKKSQLIEPGLAQGFDIFPELVNRFIGSSKVMLLFSYFHPQIPSFSLKFAEKGFNIQLLLSKDSFDRFAGDFRYAGERILMNENASIFVYSGSPLEIPALIAISENALFFGFFNKKGKFEGQYLLSFEPSSLAWGRELFEYYVGRSEKVCSMDYPDSGSDSQRTLQNLK; from the coding sequence ATGAAGCTACAACTTGTCAATCTCCTTTTGTTTTCCGAAAAAAGGAAAAATTTGTTGTTACTGCTGGCAGAAGGGCCCAGGAATATTGATGAAATCCTTGATCTGCTTCAGATCTCCAGAATCTCTCTGCTTCCTCAGATCAAAAAATTGAAAGAAGAAGGGTTAATTGTTCAGAAAGAAGATGTATATTATCTTTCCATAATAGGTGACATACTGGTCAAAAAAGCCAGACCCTTGTTGGATGCAGCCAGCATGTTTGAGGACAATGATTACTTCTGGAGTCACAGGAAACTGGATTCTATCCCTTTTCACCTGTTAAAAAGGATAGGAGATCTTAAAAAAAGTCAGCTTATCGAACCCGGGCTTGCTCAAGGGTTTGATATATTTCCCGAACTGGTTAATCGTTTTATCGGGTCTTCAAAGGTTATGCTTCTTTTCTCTTATTTTCACCCTCAGATTCCGTCTTTTTCTCTAAAATTCGCAGAAAAAGGTTTTAATATTCAGCTTCTCCTTAGCAAAGATTCATTTGACAGGTTTGCAGGGGATTTCCGTTATGCGGGAGAGAGAATCCTGATGAATGAAAATGCCTCTATTTTTGTGTATTCAGGGTCCCCACTTGAAATTCCTGCATTGATTGCTATTTCGGAAAATGCGTTGTTTTTCGGTTTTTTCAATAAAAAGGGGAAATTCGAAGGGCAATACCTGCTCAGTTTCGAACCTAGCAGCCTTGCTTGGGGTAGAGAACTTTTTGAATATTATGTAGGGAGATCAGAGAAAGTCTGCTCAATGGATTATCCGGACTCCGGTTCTGATAGTCAGAGAACTCTCCAGAATCTGAAATAG
- a CDS encoding DUF362 domain-containing protein, with the protein MNKVSIIPCSDYSNAKEAIARAIDLLGGLENVIDPGDSVLLKPNILAASPPETATTTHPTVVAAMCEFVTSAGGKPVVGDGAGISRPGATAKALKVSEIEEAALKAGARVVNFETAGFTLVEVPEPLQFRKLYIANPVLEADVVISLPKLKTHELTYYTGAVKNFFGTLPLKCRKETHLLGKRDLFGEAVADVYSIIRPDFAVMDGIVGMEGNGPSHGKPVNSGVILASRDCVSLDIVAAEMIGFDPLKIPTTAGALKKGFGNQCPVVVGTPLKEVKKKFKPSSGGVSTAPPFLKRSLGKYYTIYPRINQRKCTHCAACYNNCSPRAVEMLEDGSFRVNQEKCILCYCCRELCPNDAVEIKKSLLASLLTARK; encoded by the coding sequence ATGAATAAAGTCTCCATAATTCCCTGTTCTGATTATTCCAACGCAAAAGAAGCAATAGCCCGGGCTATTGACCTGCTCGGAGGTCTTGAAAACGTAATTGATCCGGGAGATAGCGTACTTCTAAAGCCAAATATCCTTGCAGCAAGCCCGCCGGAAACTGCCACAACTACCCATCCGACTGTGGTAGCAGCAATGTGTGAATTCGTGACCAGTGCAGGAGGAAAGCCAGTGGTCGGAGACGGAGCAGGAATCTCAAGACCTGGAGCTACTGCAAAAGCCCTGAAAGTCTCGGAAATAGAAGAGGCTGCCTTAAAAGCAGGAGCAAGGGTTGTGAATTTTGAGACTGCGGGTTTCACCCTTGTAGAAGTTCCAGAACCTCTTCAGTTCCGAAAACTATACATTGCGAATCCTGTCCTTGAGGCCGATGTGGTAATATCTCTTCCGAAACTGAAAACTCATGAGCTTACATATTATACAGGCGCGGTCAAGAACTTCTTCGGAACTCTTCCTCTTAAGTGCCGAAAAGAGACTCACCTTCTTGGAAAACGAGACCTCTTTGGCGAAGCTGTCGCTGATGTATATTCGATTATCAGGCCTGATTTTGCGGTTATGGACGGGATTGTTGGCATGGAAGGAAACGGCCCTTCCCATGGAAAGCCCGTAAACTCAGGAGTAATTTTGGCAAGCCGGGATTGTGTTTCCCTGGATATTGTTGCGGCAGAAATGATAGGCTTTGATCCCCTGAAAATTCCTACGACCGCAGGTGCCCTTAAGAAAGGCTTTGGAAACCAGTGTCCTGTTGTGGTAGGAACACCGTTGAAAGAGGTAAAAAAGAAATTCAAACCATCAAGCGGAGGAGTCAGCACAGCCCCGCCTTTCCTGAAACGCAGCCTCGGAAAATACTATACTATTTACCCCCGAATTAACCAAAGAAAATGTACTCACTGTGCAGCATGCTACAACAATTGCTCTCCTCGTGCCGTGGAGATGCTTGAAGACGGGAGTTTCAGGGTCAATCAGGAGAAATGCATTTTATGCTACTGCTGTCGTGAACTCTGCCCAAATGATGCGGTCGAAATCAAAAAATCACTGCTTGCATCCCTTTTGACAGCAAGAAAATAA
- a CDS encoding PRC-barrel domain-containing protein codes for MVSRENPDFLSASTLKGDKVVNRAGEDIGKIEELMIDLRDGRVGYAVLSFGGFLGMGDKLFAIPWKALQLRLHDHEFLLDVPKETLENAEGFDKDNWPLTTREELSRTYSYYGYQPYWQTEVTGQTGVPGETRTERAARMERTSSRENPDFLSAGTITGDKVVNRAGNDVGKIEELMIDLQDGKVAYAVVSHGGFLGIGNKLFAVPWQALQLRVHEHKFLLDVPKETLDKEEGFDKDNWPLHRETLSRTYTNYGYQPYWEIVTAEQPEVSTRKMEKAAVSGGVLRETETREAETKKVVWTERERTEVVETDEEIRARQERERLEGLRGEQEEKLSQLEKERMERERQAQNERERLAQLERDRIEVERQAEAERQRLAQLERELQEARRQEETERVTRLEAELREVHTQEETRRDRLAQLERECTEARRQAEAERERLAQLERERTEVERRAQEERERLAQLERERTEVETRVETREMPDFLSASTIKSDRVVNTAGEDLGRIEELMIDLDNGRVAYAVLSFGGFMGMSDKLFAIPWNSLKCNVHEHAFTLDISKDVLENAEGFDKDRWPLTRDELSRTYTYYGYQPYWQGGTAETTGGMPRAESERMARTERERGAQLKTAEEKMAEQDKERFERMEEKETDNEERERLERERTIAERRERKYQ; via the coding sequence ATGGTAAGTCGAGAAAATCCAGATTTTTTGTCAGCAAGCACACTGAAAGGGGATAAGGTTGTCAATAGAGCTGGAGAAGACATTGGGAAGATTGAAGAACTAATGATCGATCTCCGGGATGGAAGAGTAGGATATGCTGTGCTCTCTTTTGGCGGATTCCTGGGTATGGGCGATAAACTGTTTGCTATACCCTGGAAGGCTCTTCAACTGAGATTGCACGATCACGAATTCTTACTCGATGTTCCTAAAGAAACTCTTGAGAATGCAGAGGGTTTTGACAAAGATAACTGGCCTCTAACTACCCGTGAGGAACTCTCCAGAACCTACTCTTACTATGGTTACCAGCCTTACTGGCAAACTGAAGTAACGGGACAAACCGGAGTTCCCGGAGAAACCAGGACTGAAAGAGCAGCGAGGATGGAAAGGACGTCAAGCAGGGAAAATCCTGACTTTCTGTCAGCAGGCACTATAACAGGGGACAAGGTTGTCAATAGAGCTGGAAATGACGTTGGGAAGATTGAAGAGTTAATGATTGATCTCCAGGATGGAAAGGTAGCATATGCCGTAGTCTCACATGGTGGGTTCCTGGGTATAGGCAACAAATTATTTGCAGTTCCATGGCAGGCTCTTCAACTGAGGGTTCATGAACACAAGTTCCTACTCGATGTTCCTAAAGAGACCCTCGATAAAGAAGAAGGTTTTGATAAGGACAACTGGCCCTTACACCGTGAGACGCTCTCCAGGACCTATACTAACTATGGATACCAGCCTTACTGGGAGATTGTAACAGCAGAACAACCAGAAGTTTCGACAAGAAAGATGGAGAAAGCCGCGGTTTCGGGAGGAGTGCTTAGAGAGACAGAAACTAGAGAGGCAGAAACAAAAAAGGTCGTCTGGACAGAAAGAGAGAGAACGGAAGTAGTAGAAACTGATGAAGAGATAAGGGCGCGGCAGGAAAGAGAAAGGCTGGAAGGGCTAAGAGGTGAACAGGAAGAGAAGCTGTCGCAGCTAGAGAAAGAACGGATGGAAAGAGAGCGTCAGGCACAAAATGAGAGAGAGAGGCTGGCTCAGCTGGAGAGAGACCGTATTGAGGTAGAAAGACAGGCAGAGGCCGAAAGGCAGAGGCTGGCTCAACTGGAGAGAGAGCTCCAAGAGGCAAGGAGGCAGGAAGAGACAGAAAGAGTAACCCGGCTCGAGGCAGAGCTGAGAGAAGTACATACACAGGAAGAAACCCGCAGGGACAGACTGGCTCAACTGGAGAGAGAGTGTACCGAGGCAAGAAGACAGGCAGAAGCTGAGAGGGAGAGGTTGGCTCAACTTGAGAGAGAAAGAACCGAAGTGGAGAGACGGGCACAGGAAGAGAGAGAGAGACTGGCTCAGCTGGAAAGAGAGAGAACCGAAGTAGAGACACGGGTGGAGACCAGGGAGATGCCAGACTTTTTGTCAGCAAGCACAATAAAGTCGGACAGAGTTGTCAATACAGCTGGAGAAGACCTTGGAAGGATTGAAGAGTTAATGATCGATCTCGACAACGGCAGGGTCGCATATGCAGTCCTGTCTTTTGGCGGATTCATGGGTATGAGCGATAAGCTGTTTGCTATTCCCTGGAATTCCCTTAAATGTAATGTGCATGAGCACGCCTTCACCCTTGACATTTCCAAAGATGTCCTGGAAAACGCAGAAGGTTTCGATAAGGACAGGTGGCCCTTAACCCGCGATGAACTCTCAAGGACATATACTTACTATGGATACCAGCCTTACTGGCAGGGAGGAACGGCTGAAACAACCGGAGGAATGCCCAGGGCAGAATCAGAAAGGATGGCCCGGACAGAAAGAGAGAGAGGCGCGCAGTTAAAAACCGCAGAAGAGAAAATGGCAGAGCAGGATAAAGAAAGATTTGAACGGATGGAGGAAAAAGAGACAGATAACGAAGAGCGGGAACGGCTAGAAAGAGAGCGTACGATCGCAGAGAGACGGGAACGTAAATATCAGTAA